In Crassostrea angulata isolate pt1a10 chromosome 6, ASM2561291v2, whole genome shotgun sequence, a genomic segment contains:
- the LOC128186590 gene encoding carbohydrate sulfotransferase 4-like isoform X2, translated as MCVLTTCTCKIMYFHLHCVMDVYQLTSGHVPMTLVLGYMRSGSSLTADIIRVNHGDFYIFEPLHGLIEFSVKQNRSISFLNGTEQRLSYNDTDIEKLKTEMMLNWFTCNFQDIDLNSLYNEFIHIYTPEHDLYFNCTRQDRSNDSSLAMNIAPCISILQKACVEANSRTYKTIRLHTASVGYLLKRLPSLKVIHLVRDPRAIFHSQLIGNLTQSNRNHFQSFSRLFCGKMLEDIRNVKLLTVKYQGRIQRLVYENLALNPIEVSKSIYNFLRAQFTIKVKEYVDSLTTGPIVRCEYCTRRGNSTYNAFKWMQNITSMYLHIIDKNCREVYREVGYSGNISLYNESWNPNIYQLKATL; from the exons ATGTGTGTcctaactacatgtacatgtaaaataatgtattttcatttacacTGTGTGATGGATGTTTACCAACTCACCTCGG GTCATGTGCCTATGACATTGGTGCTTGGTTACATGAGAAGCGGGTCATCCCTAACTGCTGACATCATTCGCGTTAACCATGgcgatttttatatttttgaaccACTCCATGGATTGATAGAATTTTCAGTAAAACAAAACAGATCTATTAGTTTTCTAAATGGAACAGAACAAAG GTTATCATATAATGATACAGACATTGAAAAACTAAAGACAGAAATGATGCTGAACTGGTTTACCTGTAACTTCCAGGACATCGACTTAAACAGCTTGTACaatgaattcattcatatttacACCCCGGAGCACGATTTGTATTTTAACTGCACCCGACAAGATCGTTCAAATGATTCCTCTCTAGCTATGAATATAGCTCCATgcatatcaattttacaaaaggcTTGTGTTGAAGCTAATTCAAGGACGTACAAAACTATACGTTTGCATACAGCTTCGGTCGGTTATTTGCTTAAAAGGCTGCCGTCACTCAAAGTCATTCACTTGGTTCGAGACCCGAGAGCAATCTTTCACTCACAACTAATCGGTAACCTTACTCAATCTAACAGAAAccattttcaaagtttttcaCGACTTTTTTGTGGCAAGATGTTAGAAGATATTCGTAACGTGAAATTGTTAACTGTTAAATATCAAGGACGTATTCAGAGACTTGTGTATGAAAATCTTGCATTGAACCCAATAGAGGTATCTAAGAGTATATACAATTTCTTACGTGCACAGTTTACGATAAAAGTAAAAGAATATGTTGACAGTTTGACTACTGGGCCAATTGTACGATGTGAATACTGCACTAGAAGAGGAAACTCAACGTATAACGCATTTAAATGGATGCAAAATATTACTTCGATGTATCTTCACATAATTGACAAAAACTGTAGAGAAGTATACAGAGAAGTTGGTTATTCCGGAAATATATCCCTGTATAATGAGTCGTGGAATCCAAACATATATCAATTAAAAGCAACactgtaa
- the LOC128186590 gene encoding carbohydrate sulfotransferase 4-like isoform X1, which translates to MKWKKYCVFACIFGFLFVIMEVHYISGRFKTKLQTGHVPMTLVLGYMRSGSSLTADIIRVNHGDFYIFEPLHGLIEFSVKQNRSISFLNGTEQRLSYNDTDIEKLKTEMMLNWFTCNFQDIDLNSLYNEFIHIYTPEHDLYFNCTRQDRSNDSSLAMNIAPCISILQKACVEANSRTYKTIRLHTASVGYLLKRLPSLKVIHLVRDPRAIFHSQLIGNLTQSNRNHFQSFSRLFCGKMLEDIRNVKLLTVKYQGRIQRLVYENLALNPIEVSKSIYNFLRAQFTIKVKEYVDSLTTGPIVRCEYCTRRGNSTYNAFKWMQNITSMYLHIIDKNCREVYREVGYSGNISLYNESWNPNIYQLKATL; encoded by the exons atgaaatggaaaaaatattgTGTGTTCGCCTGCATTTTTGGATTTTTGTTTGTCATCATGGAGGTGCATTATATTTCTGGTAGATTTAAGACTAAGTTGCAGACAG GTCATGTGCCTATGACATTGGTGCTTGGTTACATGAGAAGCGGGTCATCCCTAACTGCTGACATCATTCGCGTTAACCATGgcgatttttatatttttgaaccACTCCATGGATTGATAGAATTTTCAGTAAAACAAAACAGATCTATTAGTTTTCTAAATGGAACAGAACAAAG GTTATCATATAATGATACAGACATTGAAAAACTAAAGACAGAAATGATGCTGAACTGGTTTACCTGTAACTTCCAGGACATCGACTTAAACAGCTTGTACaatgaattcattcatatttacACCCCGGAGCACGATTTGTATTTTAACTGCACCCGACAAGATCGTTCAAATGATTCCTCTCTAGCTATGAATATAGCTCCATgcatatcaattttacaaaaggcTTGTGTTGAAGCTAATTCAAGGACGTACAAAACTATACGTTTGCATACAGCTTCGGTCGGTTATTTGCTTAAAAGGCTGCCGTCACTCAAAGTCATTCACTTGGTTCGAGACCCGAGAGCAATCTTTCACTCACAACTAATCGGTAACCTTACTCAATCTAACAGAAAccattttcaaagtttttcaCGACTTTTTTGTGGCAAGATGTTAGAAGATATTCGTAACGTGAAATTGTTAACTGTTAAATATCAAGGACGTATTCAGAGACTTGTGTATGAAAATCTTGCATTGAACCCAATAGAGGTATCTAAGAGTATATACAATTTCTTACGTGCACAGTTTACGATAAAAGTAAAAGAATATGTTGACAGTTTGACTACTGGGCCAATTGTACGATGTGAATACTGCACTAGAAGAGGAAACTCAACGTATAACGCATTTAAATGGATGCAAAATATTACTTCGATGTATCTTCACATAATTGACAAAAACTGTAGAGAAGTATACAGAGAAGTTGGTTATTCCGGAAATATATCCCTGTATAATGAGTCGTGGAATCCAAACATATATCAATTAAAAGCAACactgtaa
- the LOC128187404 gene encoding putative nuclease HARBI1 — MAVAYYNYIRRKNPNLHRERIFRDIDNPLDCLDDTDIICFPNVIGAIDGTHIRIKSPSLDEHLYVNRKNYHSINVQAVCDSKLRFVNIVAKWPGSTNDSFILENSALKDMFERGAIPEGLLLGDSGYPLRPWLLTPVLNPTTRPEERYNASHIRTRNTLERSYGVLKSRFRCLDTSGGSPFYSPTKACRVTVAVAVLHNMCINNGVPIPADCVDARDRGRIGRPQYIGPINDGVTVRNRLINRRFA, encoded by the exons ATGGCCGTCGCCTATTACAACTACATAAGAAGAAAAAACCCAAACCTACATCGCGAGCGCATATTTCGAGATATCGACAACCCGCTTGATTGCCTAGATGACACAGATATCATCT GCTTCCCAAATGTCATAGGTGCAATCGATGGGACCCATATTAGAATAAAATCACCATCTCTTGATGAACACTTGTATGTAAATAGAAAAAACTACCATTCCATTAATGTGCAGGCTGTGTGTGATTCAAAGCTTAGATTCGTGAACATTGTAGCAAAATGGCCAGGCAGCACAAACGACTCTTTCATTCTAGAAAACAGTGCGTTGAAAGATATGTTTGAGAGGGGTGCAATTCCTGAGGGGTTGCTCCTTGGTGACAGCGGCTATCCCCTGCGGCCTTGGCTGCTCACTCCAGTGCTGAACCCAACAACCAGACCGGAGGAGAGATACAACGCGTCTCACATCAGGACAAGGAATACCCTGGAACGCAGCTACGGAGTCCTAAAATCAAGATTTAGGTGCCTCGACACAAGTGGAGGATCTCCCTTTTATTCACCCACGAAGGCATGCAGAGTTACGGTGGCTGTTGCAGTTCTGCACAACATGTGTATTAACAATGGAGTCCCCATTCCGGCGGACTGTGTCGATGCCCGTGACAGAGGACGAATTGGGCGCCCCCAGTACATTGGTCCCATCAATGACGGAGTGACAGTGAGAAACAGACTCATCAACAGACGATTTGcttaa
- the LOC128188891 gene encoding uncharacterized protein LOC128188891 isoform X1, which yields MKWKKCCVLVCIFGFLFVIMEVHYISGRSKTKLQTEEDRSIFRYKCGNSRKTHTKKNSTGHVPMTLVLGYMRSGSSLTADIIRCNHGDFYIFEPLHGLIEFSVKQNRPIGFLNGTEKRLSYNDTEIERLKAEMLLNWFTCNFQDIDLNSLYNEFIHIYTPEHDLYFNCTRQDRSNDSSLAMNIAPCISILQKACVEANSRTYKTIRLHTVSVGYLLKRLPLLKVIHLVRDPRAILHSQLMGNLTQSNRNHFTRFSRRFCGRMLEDIRNVKMLTDKYQGRIQRLVYENLALNPIEVSKSIYNFLRAQFTIKVKEYVEGLTTGPIVRCEYCTRRGNSTYNAFRWMPNITSMYLHIIDKNCREVYREVGYSGNISLYNKSWNPNKYQLKATL from the exons atgaaatggaaaaaatgttgtgttCTCGTCTGCATTTTTGGATTTTTGTTTGTCATCATGGAGGTGCATTACATATCTGGTAGATCTAAGACTAAGTTGCAAACAG AAGAAGACAGATCAATCTTCCGTTATAAATGTGGCAACTCCAGAAAAACTCATACAAAAAAGAATTCAACTG GTCATGTTCCCATGACGTTGGTTCTAGGTTACATGAGAAGCGGGTCATCCCTAACTGCTGACATCATTCGCTGTAACCATggagatttttatatttttgaaccACTTCATGGATTGATTGAATTTTCAGTAAAACAAAACAGACCTATTGGTTTTCTAAATGGGACAGAAAAAAG GTTATCGTATAATGATACGGAAATTGAAAGACTGAAGGCAGAAATGTTGCTGAACTGGTTCACCTGTAATTTCCAGGACATCGACTTAAACAGCTTGTACaatgaattcattcatatttacACCCCGGAGCACGATTTGTATTTTAACTGCACCCGACAAGATCGTTCAAATGATTCCTCTCTAGCTATGAATATAGCTCCATgcatatcaattttacaaaaggcTTGTGTTGAAGCTAATTCAAGGACGTACAAAACTATACGTTTGCATACAGTTTCGGTCGGTTATTTGCTGAAAAGGCTGCCGTTACTCAAAGTCATTCATTTGGTTCGAGACCCAAGAGCAATCCTTCACTCACAACTAATGGGTAACCTTACTCAATCTAATAGAAACCATTTTACAAGATTTTCCAGACGTTTTTGTGGCAGGATGTTAGAAGATATTCGTAACGTGAAAATGTTAACTGATAAATATCAAGGACGTATTCAGAGACTTGTGTATGAAAATCTTGCATTGAACCCAATAGAGGTATCTAAGAGTATATACAATTTCTTACGTGCACAGTTTACCATAAAAGTAAAAGAATATGTTGAGGGTTTGACTACTGGGCCAATTGTCCGATGTGAATACTGCACTAGAAGAGGAAACTCAACTTATAATGCATTCAGATGGATGCCAAATATTACTTCGATGTATCTTCACATAATTGACAAAAACTGTAGAGAAGTATACAGAGAAGTTGGTTATTCCGGAAATATATCACTGTACAATAAGTCATGGAATCCAAACAAATATCAATTAAAAGCAACActgtag
- the LOC128188891 gene encoding uncharacterized protein LOC128188891 isoform X2: protein MKWKKCCVLVCIFGFLFVIMEVHYISGRSKTKLQTEDRSIFRYKCGNSRKTHTKKNSTGHVPMTLVLGYMRSGSSLTADIIRCNHGDFYIFEPLHGLIEFSVKQNRPIGFLNGTEKRLSYNDTEIERLKAEMLLNWFTCNFQDIDLNSLYNEFIHIYTPEHDLYFNCTRQDRSNDSSLAMNIAPCISILQKACVEANSRTYKTIRLHTVSVGYLLKRLPLLKVIHLVRDPRAILHSQLMGNLTQSNRNHFTRFSRRFCGRMLEDIRNVKMLTDKYQGRIQRLVYENLALNPIEVSKSIYNFLRAQFTIKVKEYVEGLTTGPIVRCEYCTRRGNSTYNAFRWMPNITSMYLHIIDKNCREVYREVGYSGNISLYNKSWNPNKYQLKATL, encoded by the exons atgaaatggaaaaaatgttgtgttCTCGTCTGCATTTTTGGATTTTTGTTTGTCATCATGGAGGTGCATTACATATCTGGTAGATCTAAGACTAAGTTGCAAACAG AAGACAGATCAATCTTCCGTTATAAATGTGGCAACTCCAGAAAAACTCATACAAAAAAGAATTCAACTG GTCATGTTCCCATGACGTTGGTTCTAGGTTACATGAGAAGCGGGTCATCCCTAACTGCTGACATCATTCGCTGTAACCATggagatttttatatttttgaaccACTTCATGGATTGATTGAATTTTCAGTAAAACAAAACAGACCTATTGGTTTTCTAAATGGGACAGAAAAAAG GTTATCGTATAATGATACGGAAATTGAAAGACTGAAGGCAGAAATGTTGCTGAACTGGTTCACCTGTAATTTCCAGGACATCGACTTAAACAGCTTGTACaatgaattcattcatatttacACCCCGGAGCACGATTTGTATTTTAACTGCACCCGACAAGATCGTTCAAATGATTCCTCTCTAGCTATGAATATAGCTCCATgcatatcaattttacaaaaggcTTGTGTTGAAGCTAATTCAAGGACGTACAAAACTATACGTTTGCATACAGTTTCGGTCGGTTATTTGCTGAAAAGGCTGCCGTTACTCAAAGTCATTCATTTGGTTCGAGACCCAAGAGCAATCCTTCACTCACAACTAATGGGTAACCTTACTCAATCTAATAGAAACCATTTTACAAGATTTTCCAGACGTTTTTGTGGCAGGATGTTAGAAGATATTCGTAACGTGAAAATGTTAACTGATAAATATCAAGGACGTATTCAGAGACTTGTGTATGAAAATCTTGCATTGAACCCAATAGAGGTATCTAAGAGTATATACAATTTCTTACGTGCACAGTTTACCATAAAAGTAAAAGAATATGTTGAGGGTTTGACTACTGGGCCAATTGTCCGATGTGAATACTGCACTAGAAGAGGAAACTCAACTTATAATGCATTCAGATGGATGCCAAATATTACTTCGATGTATCTTCACATAATTGACAAAAACTGTAGAGAAGTATACAGAGAAGTTGGTTATTCCGGAAATATATCACTGTACAATAAGTCATGGAATCCAAACAAATATCAATTAAAAGCAACActgtag
- the LOC128188891 gene encoding carbohydrate sulfotransferase 4-like isoform X3 has translation MKWKKCCVLVCIFGFLFVIMEVHYISGRSKTKLQTGHVPMTLVLGYMRSGSSLTADIIRCNHGDFYIFEPLHGLIEFSVKQNRPIGFLNGTEKRLSYNDTEIERLKAEMLLNWFTCNFQDIDLNSLYNEFIHIYTPEHDLYFNCTRQDRSNDSSLAMNIAPCISILQKACVEANSRTYKTIRLHTVSVGYLLKRLPLLKVIHLVRDPRAILHSQLMGNLTQSNRNHFTRFSRRFCGRMLEDIRNVKMLTDKYQGRIQRLVYENLALNPIEVSKSIYNFLRAQFTIKVKEYVEGLTTGPIVRCEYCTRRGNSTYNAFRWMPNITSMYLHIIDKNCREVYREVGYSGNISLYNKSWNPNKYQLKATL, from the exons atgaaatggaaaaaatgttgtgttCTCGTCTGCATTTTTGGATTTTTGTTTGTCATCATGGAGGTGCATTACATATCTGGTAGATCTAAGACTAAGTTGCAAACAG GTCATGTTCCCATGACGTTGGTTCTAGGTTACATGAGAAGCGGGTCATCCCTAACTGCTGACATCATTCGCTGTAACCATggagatttttatatttttgaaccACTTCATGGATTGATTGAATTTTCAGTAAAACAAAACAGACCTATTGGTTTTCTAAATGGGACAGAAAAAAG GTTATCGTATAATGATACGGAAATTGAAAGACTGAAGGCAGAAATGTTGCTGAACTGGTTCACCTGTAATTTCCAGGACATCGACTTAAACAGCTTGTACaatgaattcattcatatttacACCCCGGAGCACGATTTGTATTTTAACTGCACCCGACAAGATCGTTCAAATGATTCCTCTCTAGCTATGAATATAGCTCCATgcatatcaattttacaaaaggcTTGTGTTGAAGCTAATTCAAGGACGTACAAAACTATACGTTTGCATACAGTTTCGGTCGGTTATTTGCTGAAAAGGCTGCCGTTACTCAAAGTCATTCATTTGGTTCGAGACCCAAGAGCAATCCTTCACTCACAACTAATGGGTAACCTTACTCAATCTAATAGAAACCATTTTACAAGATTTTCCAGACGTTTTTGTGGCAGGATGTTAGAAGATATTCGTAACGTGAAAATGTTAACTGATAAATATCAAGGACGTATTCAGAGACTTGTGTATGAAAATCTTGCATTGAACCCAATAGAGGTATCTAAGAGTATATACAATTTCTTACGTGCACAGTTTACCATAAAAGTAAAAGAATATGTTGAGGGTTTGACTACTGGGCCAATTGTCCGATGTGAATACTGCACTAGAAGAGGAAACTCAACTTATAATGCATTCAGATGGATGCCAAATATTACTTCGATGTATCTTCACATAATTGACAAAAACTGTAGAGAAGTATACAGAGAAGTTGGTTATTCCGGAAATATATCACTGTACAATAAGTCATGGAATCCAAACAAATATCAATTAAAAGCAACActgtag